From Tiliqua scincoides isolate rTilSci1 chromosome 2, rTilSci1.hap2, whole genome shotgun sequence, the proteins below share one genomic window:
- the LOC136641258 gene encoding vomeronasal type-2 receptor 26-like: protein MRFWDLLPFFFAIHEINQNPRLLPNISLGYNAYENYFNARLTYEAVTDLLSTGQKSLPNYTCGQRNKLVAVLEGADSVISSQIAGMLDIYKIPQVQLVCQLRLYLSRSDLITVVHAFVTSRLDSCNVLYVGLPLMTVRKLQIVQNAAARVVTAARTQNQRPIAAARRLEHEMMQSWQLHPFLRTSHFYNTSMEGVYLDEEGNVVADFDIVNFVAFPNQSTARVKVGSIERQNSPKIKFTIDQKAIRWSKGFNQTLPHSRCTESCQPGYVKVINEGQPVCCYDCAPCKGGTISTQEDADHCTSCPEDQHPSKEQEQCIHKAITFLSYAEPLGIILLFFALFFSLTTACVFGIFIKYRETPVVKANNHDLTYMLLVSLLLSFLSSLLFIGQPQKVTCLLRQTVFSVIFSIAVSSVLAKTITVVVAFMATKPGSRMSKWLGKSLANFIVFSSSIVQVGICTVWLGTTPPFPDSDMHSQLGHIILQCNEGSVAMFYVALGYMGFLAAISFTVAFLARKLPGAFNETKLITFSTLVFCTVWVSFVPTYLSTKGKYMVAVQVFSILASSFGLLGCIFIPKCYIMVLRPDLNTKEHLIIKLKGANQDAI from the exons ATGCGTTTCTgggacctcctgcccttcttctttgccattcatgagatcaaccagAATCCTCGGCTCCTGCCCAACATCTCTCTGGGCTACAATGCCTACGAGAACTATTTCAATGCAAGACTGACTTACGAGGCCGTGACAGACCTGCTGTCAACTGGACAAAAGAGTCTTCCAAACTACACCTGTGGACAGAGGAATAAACTGGTGGCAGTTCTGGAAGGGGCTGACTCTGTGATCTCTAGTCAGATTGCAGGCATGTTGGACATCTACAAAATCCCACAG GTGCAACTGGTGTGCCAGTTGCGGCTGTACTTGAGTCGATCGGACCTGATCACAGTAGTCCATGCCTTTGTGACTTCAAGATTGGATTCAtgtaatgtgctctacgtggggctgcccttgatgaCAGTTCGGAAGCTGCAaatagtacagaatgcggcggccagGGTGGTTACTGCAGCTAG GACACAGAATCAGAGGCCAATAGCAGCAGCCCGAAGGCTGGAGCACGAAATGATGCAGTCGTGGCAG ctccaccctttcctgagaaccTCCCACTTCTACAATACTTCCATGGAGGGAGTTTATCTGGATGAGGAGGGCAATGTGGTGGCTGACTTTGACATTGTGAACTTTGTGGCATTCCCCAATCAGTCCACTGCTAGAGTCAAAGTTGGGAGTATCGAGAGACAGAACTCCCCAAAGATCAAGTTCACCATTGACCAAAAAGCCATTCGGTGGTCCAAGGGATTTAACCAG ACTTTGCCTCATTCTAGATGTACAGAAAGTTGTCAGCCTGGATATGTCAAGGTGATCAACGAAGGGCAGCCggtttgctgctatgattgtgctccgtgCAAGGGGGGGACCATCTCTACCCAGGAAG ATGCAGACCATTGCACCAGCTGTCCTGAAGATCAGCATCCAAGCAAGGAACAAGAACAATGCATCCACAAAGCTATAACCTTTCTGTCCTACGCAGAGCCTTTAGGGATCATCCTTCTTTTCTTTGCTCTGTTCTTCTCTCTTACCACTGCTTGTGTTTTTGGAATCTTCATTAAGTACCGTGAAACTCCagtagtcaaagccaacaaccacgACCTCACCTACATGCTCTTGGtctccctcctgctttccttcttgTCCTCCCTTCTGTTCATTGGTCAGCCCcagaaggtgacctgccttctccgacaaactGTCTTCAGTGTCATCTTCTCGATTGCCgtctcttctgtgttggccaaaacaatcactgtggtggtggcattcatggccaccaaaccagggagCAGGATGAGTAAATGGCTGGGGAAGAGCTTGGCaaatttcattgtattttcttcTTCCATTGTTCAGGTGGGCATCTGCACTGTCTGGCTGGGAACgactcccccattcccagactctgacatgcactcccagctTGGCCACATCATACTGCAGTGTAACGAAGGGAGTGTCGCCATGTTTTACGTTGCCCTTGggtacatgggctttctggctgccatctcctTCACTGTagccttcctagccaggaagctgcctggagCATTCAATGAAAccaagttgatcaccttcagcacGCTGGTCTTCTGCACtgtgtgggtgtcctttgtgcccacctacctgagcacgaagggcAAATACATGGTCGctgtgcaggtcttctccatcttggcctccagttttGGGTTACTGGGCTGTATTTTTATACCCAAATGTTACATTATGGTACTGAGGCCTGATCTCAATACCAAGGAACATCTAATTATTAAACTTAAAGGTGCCAACCAAGATGCCATCTAA